The following proteins are encoded in a genomic region of Streptomyces gobiensis:
- a CDS encoding TrkH family potassium uptake protein, with protein sequence MAARMAWMRHSVIRTHPARLVVLGFATVILIGTTLLALPVSAAHGEVTGLVTALFTATSAVCVTGLVVVDTGVYWSTFGEWVVLGLIQVGGFGIMTMASLLALLISGKLRLRMTVTAQTETKSLGIGDVRRVLLGVAGTTLIVELSTAVILSLRFRFGYDMPIAESLRQGVFHAISAFNNAGFSLYRDSLTRFQTDPWVTLPIAIAVILGGLGFPVLLEVLRHRYRRKTTGRQNWSLHTKLTLITTGILLAVGALLTGLLEWTNPSTLAGMDTSGKLLNSFFHSMTSRTAGFNTIDTGSMADSSLLTTSILMFIGGGSAGTAGGIKVTTFAVLAAAILAEVRGEPHSGILNRRLAPHVLRQALTVALLGVGLVMVATVALLTVVELPFEVVLFEAVSAFGTVGLSAGATGELGPVGELIIILLMFIGRLGPVTLVSALALRERTRRYQLPEERPVIG encoded by the coding sequence GTGGCAGCACGCATGGCGTGGATGCGGCATTCCGTCATCCGGACACATCCGGCCCGGCTGGTCGTGCTGGGCTTCGCCACGGTCATCCTCATCGGCACTACGCTGCTGGCCCTGCCGGTCTCCGCGGCGCACGGCGAGGTGACCGGGCTGGTGACGGCGCTGTTCACCGCGACCTCGGCGGTGTGTGTGACCGGTCTGGTGGTCGTGGACACCGGGGTTTACTGGAGCACCTTCGGCGAGTGGGTGGTCCTCGGTCTGATCCAGGTCGGCGGCTTCGGCATCATGACCATGGCCTCGCTGCTGGCCCTGCTGATCTCCGGCAAGCTTCGGCTGCGGATGACGGTCACCGCACAGACGGAGACAAAGTCCCTGGGTATCGGGGATGTCCGGCGGGTACTGCTGGGTGTCGCGGGGACCACGCTGATCGTGGAGCTGTCGACGGCCGTGATTCTCTCGCTGCGCTTCCGCTTCGGGTACGACATGCCCATAGCGGAGTCGCTGAGGCAAGGTGTGTTTCACGCCATTTCAGCGTTCAACAACGCGGGCTTCTCGCTCTACCGCGACAGCCTCACCCGGTTCCAGACGGACCCATGGGTCACCCTGCCGATCGCCATCGCGGTCATCCTGGGCGGACTGGGCTTTCCGGTGCTGCTGGAGGTGCTGCGGCACCGTTACCGGCGTAAGACCACCGGACGGCAGAACTGGTCGCTGCACACCAAGCTCACCCTGATCACCACAGGGATCCTGCTTGCTGTGGGCGCGCTGCTGACCGGCCTGCTGGAGTGGACGAACCCGAGCACCCTCGCCGGGATGGACACCAGCGGCAAGCTGCTCAACAGCTTCTTCCACTCCATGACGAGCCGCACCGCCGGTTTCAACACCATCGACACCGGATCGATGGCGGACTCCTCGCTGCTGACCACCTCCATCCTGATGTTCATCGGCGGTGGCAGCGCGGGCACCGCGGGCGGCATCAAGGTGACCACCTTCGCGGTGCTGGCCGCCGCCATCCTGGCCGAGGTACGCGGCGAACCCCACTCCGGGATCCTCAACCGCAGGCTGGCGCCGCATGTACTGCGGCAGGCGCTGACCGTGGCGCTGCTGGGGGTGGGGCTGGTCATGGTCGCCACCGTGGCCCTGCTGACCGTCGTCGAGCTGCCCTTCGAGGTTGTGCTCTTCGAGGCCGTGTCGGCCTTTGGCACCGTGGGCCTGTCGGCCGGTGCCACCGGCGAGCTGGGGCCGGTGGGCGAGCTGATCATTATTTTGTTGATGTTCATCGGCCGTCTTGGGCCGGTGACGCTGGTATCGGCGCTCGCTCTGCGGGAGCGGACCCGCCGTTACCAGTTGCCTGAGGAGCGACCTGTCATTGGGTAA
- a CDS encoding potassium channel family protein has protein sequence MGNYLHSLRRRRRKQLSRTYTHHKGGDQRIAVIGLGRFGSSLAIELMRRGWDVLGIDEDSRLVQKVSDELTHSAVADCTDMEVLQQLGVHEFSSTVVGIGTDIEASILVASNLLEAGVPNIWAKAISRQHGQILERLGVHHVVLPEHEMGERVAHLVTGRMLDFIEFDDDYALVKTVAPDVATGVPLGASAVRSKHGVTVVGIKRAGQDFTYATADTIVEKGDVIIVTGKTRAVEAFAELQ, from the coding sequence TTGGGTAACTATCTGCACTCTCTGCGCCGACGCCGCCGCAAGCAGCTCTCGCGGACATACACACACCACAAGGGCGGCGATCAGCGGATCGCCGTGATCGGTCTGGGCCGGTTCGGCAGCTCGCTGGCCATCGAGCTGATGCGGCGCGGCTGGGACGTCCTGGGCATCGACGAGGACTCACGGCTGGTCCAGAAGGTCTCCGATGAGCTCACCCATTCGGCGGTAGCGGACTGCACCGATATGGAGGTGCTCCAGCAGCTCGGGGTACATGAGTTCTCCAGCACCGTCGTCGGCATCGGCACGGACATCGAGGCCAGCATTCTGGTCGCCTCGAATCTGCTGGAGGCCGGGGTGCCCAATATCTGGGCCAAGGCCATCAGCCGCCAGCATGGGCAGATCCTGGAGCGCCTGGGCGTCCACCATGTGGTGCTGCCCGAGCATGAGATGGGTGAGCGCGTCGCCCATCTGGTCACCGGGCGGATGCTGGACTTCATCGAGTTCGATGATGACTACGCACTCGTCAAGACCGTGGCGCCGGATGTCGCGACCGGTGTCCCGCTGGGCGCGAGCGCGGTGCGCAGCAAACACGGAGTAACCGTTGTGGGAATTAAACGGGCTGGTCAGGACTTTACGTATGCGACCGCCGACACCATCGTCGAAAAGGGCGATGTGATCATCGTCACGGGTAAGACCCGCGCTGTGGAGGCATTTGCTGAGCTCCAGTAG
- the nhaA gene encoding Na+/H+ antiporter NhaA, whose translation MTPTREHDERNDVFARPSVRERRVLADALRTETVGGMVLLAAAVVALLWANTPLNELYDRVRDFHFGIPALGLDLSVEHWASDGLLTIFFFVAGIELKRELVVGELRRPAAAALPVVAAICGMAVPALFYVAVNAAGGGEMHGWAVPMATDIAFALGVLAVIGTNLPSGIRAFLLTLAIVDDLGAIIVIAIFYTSTLNMWALAGALAGLVVFYVLHQRLRLRGWYYYMPLALAIWALMYNSGVHATIAGVAMGMLLRVTTRSGEKESPAERIEHLVRPVSAGVAVPLFALFAAGVSVSGSALSEAARQPEALGVVAGLYAGKLIGIFGGTYLAARFTRARLSSDLTWADVAGVAMLAGIGFTVSLLVTELAFTDPETTEHVKAAVLIGSLLSALTACVILKFRDAKYRRMWEEETLDEDGDGIPDLDQREEAELAARAAREAAAAKGDGTWVSRDR comes from the coding sequence ATGACGCCTACGCGAGAGCATGACGAGCGCAACGATGTGTTCGCCCGCCCCTCCGTACGAGAGCGCCGCGTGCTGGCGGACGCCCTGCGCACCGAGACGGTCGGCGGCATGGTATTGCTCGCCGCCGCAGTGGTGGCGCTGCTGTGGGCCAATACCCCGTTGAACGAGCTCTACGACCGGGTCCGTGACTTCCACTTCGGGATTCCCGCGCTGGGGCTCGATCTGTCGGTGGAGCACTGGGCCTCCGACGGGCTGCTCACGATCTTCTTCTTTGTCGCCGGTATCGAGCTCAAGCGGGAGCTGGTGGTCGGTGAGCTGCGCCGCCCGGCGGCGGCCGCGCTTCCGGTGGTCGCCGCGATCTGTGGCATGGCCGTGCCCGCGCTCTTCTACGTCGCCGTGAACGCCGCCGGGGGCGGCGAGATGCACGGCTGGGCCGTGCCGATGGCCACCGATATCGCCTTCGCGCTCGGCGTCCTGGCGGTGATCGGCACCAATCTGCCCTCGGGCATCCGGGCCTTCCTGCTCACGCTCGCCATCGTGGACGACCTCGGCGCGATCATCGTCATCGCGATCTTCTACACCTCGACGCTCAATATGTGGGCCCTCGCCGGTGCGCTCGCCGGGCTGGTGGTCTTCTATGTACTGCACCAGCGGCTGCGGCTGCGCGGCTGGTACTACTACATGCCGCTCGCCCTGGCCATCTGGGCGCTGATGTACAACAGCGGCGTCCACGCCACCATCGCCGGGGTCGCGATGGGCATGCTGCTGCGGGTCACCACCCGGAGCGGCGAGAAGGAATCCCCCGCCGAGCGCATCGAGCACCTGGTCCGCCCGGTGTCCGCCGGGGTGGCGGTGCCACTGTTCGCGCTGTTCGCCGCCGGGGTCAGTGTCTCCGGCTCGGCGCTGTCCGAGGCCGCGCGGCAGCCCGAGGCGCTCGGTGTGGTGGCGGGCCTGTACGCCGGAAAGCTCATCGGTATCTTCGGCGGTACGTATCTGGCCGCCCGCTTCACCCGGGCCCGCCTCAGCTCCGATCTGACCTGGGCCGATGTCGCCGGTGTGGCCATGCTGGCCGGTATCGGCTTCACCGTCTCGCTGCTGGTCACCGAGCTGGCCTTCACCGATCCGGAGACCACCGAGCACGTCAAGGCCGCTGTGCTGATCGGTTCCCTGCTCTCCGCGCTGACCGCGTGCGTCATCCTCAAGTTCCGCGACGCCAAGTACCGCAGGATGTGGGAAGAGGAAACCCTCGACGAGGACGGGGACGGCATCCCCGACCTCGACCAGCGGGAGGAAGCGGAGCTGGCGGCCAGGGCGGCCAGGGAAGCCGCGGCCGCCAAGGGGGACGGTACCTGGGTCAGCCGGGACCGCTGA
- a CDS encoding DUF4185 domain-containing protein, whose product MKHTRATKRAGLALLGLLLIVALIITVPSGDPGRPGCGPLKVTAWQADTSMTGEFARYGNDNSRLDDWTGGDGNRSVRLPDGRTLWLSADTFLDRVHGGRSRDADPVWVRNAVLVMSPEGRLERTVLGDGPGALFPGLAAPDGREVWRWPTQAVVEPRTPGSTERVVRVLLWQREAASAPWVFGVPRATEVATLALPSLELESVTTVDTPAQADPGQRVLYGTAAVREDGWTYVFGADERTAHGRASRAHVARVPAGRLAQPAAWRYWDGEDWRREAGKSAPLIVGQARDGRRGATNTYTVLRRENTWLLLTTDAGGPGGRVLTTVTSYWSCSPQGPWRGPADALAPPLPPGGEEAGAVVYNPQAHPAFDDARGRLLLSYDVNVLESVAAVHRDVALYRPRFVRLELSGPG is encoded by the coding sequence ATGAAGCACACGCGCGCAACCAAGCGAGCCGGGCTCGCCCTGCTCGGGCTGCTGCTGATCGTCGCGCTGATCATCACCGTCCCCAGCGGAGACCCCGGAAGACCAGGATGCGGCCCCCTGAAGGTCACCGCCTGGCAGGCGGACACGTCGATGACCGGGGAGTTCGCCCGGTACGGCAACGACAACAGCAGGCTGGACGACTGGACCGGCGGGGACGGCAACCGGTCGGTACGGCTGCCGGACGGCCGGACACTGTGGCTGTCCGCCGACACCTTCCTCGACCGGGTGCACGGCGGCCGCTCAAGGGACGCCGACCCGGTCTGGGTCCGGAACGCCGTACTGGTGATGTCACCGGAAGGCAGGCTGGAGCGCACCGTACTGGGGGACGGGCCCGGCGCGCTGTTCCCCGGCCTGGCGGCCCCGGACGGCCGCGAGGTGTGGCGCTGGCCGACGCAGGCCGTGGTGGAGCCGCGCACCCCCGGCTCCACCGAGCGGGTCGTACGGGTGCTGCTGTGGCAGCGGGAGGCCGCCTCCGCACCATGGGTGTTCGGCGTACCCCGGGCAACCGAGGTGGCCACGCTCGCGCTGCCCAGCCTGGAGCTGGAGTCGGTCACCACGGTGGACACCCCCGCGCAGGCCGACCCCGGCCAGCGCGTGCTGTACGGCACCGCGGCGGTCCGCGAGGACGGCTGGACGTATGTCTTCGGCGCCGACGAGCGCACCGCCCACGGCCGCGCCTCCCGCGCACATGTGGCCCGGGTGCCCGCGGGCCGGCTCGCCCAGCCGGCCGCCTGGCGCTACTGGGACGGTGAAGACTGGCGGCGGGAAGCCGGAAAGTCGGCGCCGCTCATCGTCGGCCAGGCGCGCGACGGCCGCCGGGGCGCCACCAACACGTATACGGTCCTGCGGCGCGAGAACACCTGGCTGCTGCTGACGACAGACGCGGGGGGCCCGGGCGGCCGCGTCCTGACCACCGTCACCTCCTACTGGTCCTGCTCACCGCAGGGCCCCTGGCGCGGTCCGGCCGACGCCCTCGCCCCGCCGCTGCCGCCGGGCGGCGAGGAGGCCGGGGCGGTCGTATACAACCCGCAGGCGCATCCCGCGTTCGACGACGCCCGGGGCAGGCTGCTGCTCAGCTATGACGTGAACGTCCTGGAGTCGGTCGCCGCCGTGCACCGCGATGTGGCCCTGTACCGGCCGCGCTTCGTACGGCTCGAGCTCAGCGGTCCCGGCTGA
- a CDS encoding sugar phosphate isomerase/epimerase family protein has translation MTAPGLPALDRLRVGSAPDSWGVWFPDDPQQVPWERFLDEVSQAGYDWIELGPYGYLPTDPARLTDEVSKRGLQVSAGTVFTALHRGPGVWDETWAHVAQVAELAQAMDAGHLVVIPSFWRDDKTAELIEPSELTREQWKHLTEGMERLARQVREHFGLDIVVHPHADTHIDTEEHVERFLDATDSDLVNLCLDTGHYAYCGGDSVKLIETYGERIGYLHLKQVDPDILADVVKNETPFGPAVRQGVMCEPPLGVPAMGPVLTAAQGLGVDLFAIVEQDMYPCPPDQPLPIAERTRRFLRTCGA, from the coding sequence ATGACTGCCCCCGGCCTTCCCGCCCTGGACCGCCTCCGGGTCGGCTCCGCCCCCGACTCCTGGGGCGTATGGTTCCCGGACGACCCGCAGCAGGTCCCCTGGGAACGCTTCCTGGACGAGGTGTCGCAGGCGGGCTACGACTGGATCGAGCTCGGCCCGTACGGCTACCTCCCGACCGACCCCGCCCGGCTCACGGACGAGGTGTCCAAGCGCGGACTCCAGGTCTCCGCCGGTACGGTCTTCACCGCCCTGCACCGCGGCCCCGGCGTCTGGGACGAGACCTGGGCGCATGTCGCACAGGTCGCCGAGCTCGCCCAGGCCATGGACGCCGGACACCTCGTGGTCATCCCGTCCTTCTGGCGGGACGACAAGACCGCTGAGCTGATCGAGCCATCGGAGCTCACCCGTGAGCAGTGGAAGCATCTGACGGAGGGCATGGAGCGGCTGGCCCGCCAGGTGCGGGAGCACTTCGGTCTGGACATCGTGGTGCATCCGCACGCCGACACCCATATCGACACCGAGGAACATGTCGAGCGGTTCCTCGACGCGACCGACTCCGACCTGGTCAACCTCTGTCTGGACACCGGGCACTACGCGTACTGCGGCGGCGACAGCGTCAAGCTCATCGAGACCTATGGTGAGCGGATCGGCTACCTCCACCTCAAGCAGGTTGACCCTGACATCCTCGCCGATGTGGTGAAGAACGAGACCCCGTTCGGCCCCGCGGTCAGGCAGGGCGTGATGTGTGAACCGCCGCTTGGGGTGCCCGCGATGGGGCCTGTGCTGACCGCCGCGCAGGGGCTCGGCGTCGATCTGTTCGCCATCGTCGAGCAGGACATGTATCCATGCCCGCCGGATCAGCCGCTGCCCATTGCCGAGCGCACCCGGCGCTTTCTCCGCACCTGCGGCGCGTAA
- a CDS encoding ATP-binding cassette domain-containing protein yields the protein MATPKDTGEAIVELRGVGKSYGNIRALSGVDLTVHPGRVTCVLGDNGAGKSTLIKIVSGLHQHSEGEFLIDGTPVRLNTPREALDHGIATVYQDLATVPLMPVWRNFFLGSEITSGLWPFRRLAISKMKRIADQELRNMGIVLDDLEQPIGSLSGGQRQSVAIARAVYFGARVLILDEPTAALGVKQSGVVLKYIAAASERGLGVIFITHNPHHAYMVGDHFAVLRLGALELNAARGDVSLEELTNHMAGGAELAALKHELAQVSGVDVEELPEESDLQTPTTATNS from the coding sequence ATGGCAACCCCCAAGGACACCGGCGAAGCGATCGTCGAACTGCGCGGCGTCGGCAAGAGCTACGGCAATATTCGTGCGCTCAGCGGCGTTGACCTGACGGTCCATCCGGGCCGGGTCACCTGTGTGCTCGGCGACAATGGCGCCGGCAAGTCCACCCTCATCAAGATCGTCTCCGGGCTGCACCAGCACTCCGAGGGCGAGTTCCTGATCGACGGCACCCCGGTGCGGCTGAACACCCCGCGCGAGGCCCTGGACCATGGCATCGCCACCGTCTACCAGGACCTGGCCACCGTGCCGCTGATGCCGGTGTGGCGGAACTTCTTCCTCGGCTCGGAGATCACCAGCGGCCTCTGGCCGTTCCGGCGGCTCGCCATCAGCAAGATGAAGCGCATCGCCGATCAGGAGCTGCGCAATATGGGCATCGTGCTCGACGATCTCGAGCAGCCCATCGGTTCGCTCTCCGGCGGACAGCGGCAGTCGGTGGCCATCGCCCGCGCCGTCTACTTCGGCGCCCGGGTACTGATCCTGGACGAGCCCACCGCCGCGCTGGGCGTCAAGCAGTCCGGGGTGGTGCTCAAGTACATCGCCGCGGCCAGCGAGCGCGGTCTGGGCGTCATCTTCATCACCCACAATCCGCACCACGCCTATATGGTCGGCGACCACTTCGCCGTACTGCGGCTGGGCGCACTCGAGCTGAACGCGGCGCGCGGCGACGTCAGCCTGGAGGAGCTCACCAACCATATGGCGGGCGGCGCCGAACTGGCCGCGCTCAAGCATGAGCTGGCCCAGGTCAGCGGCGTCGACGTGGAAGAACTTCCCGAGGAATCCGACCTCCAGACCCCCACCACCGCGACCAACAGCTGA
- a CDS encoding ABC transporter permease has translation MSMTQAAPTAADYPADQPPAASAAGGAGPSPGNDGRTARRSALHRLLGRPEIGALIGAVAVYVFFFSVAPTFRQFDSLATVLYQASTIGIMALAVALLMIGGEFDLSAGVAVITSALTASMFAFQMSMNVWVGVIVALAVSLSIGAFNGLLLIKTGLPSFLVTLGTFMMLQGANLAITRLVTGNVATDSIRDMDGFEQAQAVFASRITIAGTEFRITVLWWLLFAAIATWVLMRTRYGNWVFAVGGNKHSARAVGVPVTFTKITLFMTVGFAAWFVGMHQLFAFNTIQSGEGVGQELIYIAAAVIGGCVLTGGYGSIFGPVIGAFLFGMVTQGIVYANWNPDWFKFFLGAMLLLAVLINLYVRNQATRR, from the coding sequence ATGTCCATGACCCAGGCAGCCCCCACGGCGGCCGACTACCCCGCCGATCAGCCCCCCGCCGCTTCGGCGGCGGGGGGCGCCGGCCCATCGCCGGGCAACGACGGCCGTACCGCCCGGCGCTCAGCGCTGCACCGGCTGCTGGGTCGTCCGGAGATCGGCGCGCTGATCGGCGCCGTCGCCGTCTATGTCTTCTTCTTCTCCGTGGCGCCCACCTTCCGGCAGTTCGACTCGCTGGCCACCGTGCTCTATCAGGCGTCGACCATCGGCATCATGGCGCTTGCCGTGGCACTGCTGATGATCGGCGGCGAATTCGATCTGTCCGCCGGTGTCGCGGTGATTACATCGGCGCTGACGGCCAGCATGTTCGCGTTCCAGATGTCGATGAACGTCTGGGTAGGTGTGATCGTCGCCCTGGCCGTCTCCCTGTCGATCGGCGCGTTCAACGGCTTGCTGCTGATCAAGACCGGTCTGCCGAGCTTTCTGGTCACTCTCGGCACCTTCATGATGCTGCAGGGCGCCAACCTCGCGATCACCCGGCTGGTCACCGGCAATGTCGCCACCGACTCCATCCGGGACATGGACGGCTTTGAGCAGGCCCAGGCGGTCTTCGCCTCCAGGATCACCATCGCGGGGACGGAATTCAGAATTACCGTGCTGTGGTGGCTGCTCTTCGCCGCCATCGCCACCTGGGTCCTGATGCGTACCAGGTACGGCAACTGGGTCTTCGCCGTGGGCGGCAACAAACACAGCGCACGTGCCGTGGGTGTGCCGGTGACCTTCACCAAAATCACCCTCTTTATGACGGTGGGTTTCGCGGCCTGGTTCGTCGGCATGCACCAGCTGTTCGCCTTCAACACCATCCAGTCGGGGGAGGGCGTCGGCCAGGAGCTGATCTACATCGCCGCGGCCGTCATCGGCGGCTGTGTGCTGACCGGTGGCTATGGCTCCATATTCGGCCCGGTCATCGGCGCCTTCCTGTTCGGGATGGTGACCCAGGGCATCGTCTACGCCAACTGGAACCCCGACTGGTTCAAGTTCTTCCTCGGCGCGATGCTGCTGCTGGCCGTCCTCATCAACCTGTACGTACGCAACCAGGCCACCCGGAGGTGA
- a CDS encoding sugar ABC transporter substrate-binding protein encodes MKRTAHSRRSGRTTAALAAAAAAVVLAAGCSSSAGGKQAQEDSGGTAAGKADTPRMKIAMITHAAPGDTFWDIVRKGATAAAKKDNVELIYSSDEKAADQANLIQNAIDQKVDGIAITAAKPEAMRTAVAKAQKAGIPVVGFNSGLDQWKDLDLLSYFGQDESVAGEAFGKRLNELGAKRNICVIQEQGHVALEARCAGVKKTFDGKTDILYVNGKNMPSVKSTIEAKLRQDKSVDYVVTLGAPFALTAVDSVKDAGSKAEVATFDLNKELVGYLKDGSIKFSVDQQPYLQGYLAIDTLWLYKNNGNFSGGGEEPVLTGPAFVDESNIDDIAKFAEKGTR; translated from the coding sequence ATGAAGCGCACCGCACATTCCCGCCGGTCCGGCAGAACCACCGCCGCACTGGCCGCCGCCGCGGCCGCGGTCGTTCTCGCAGCAGGCTGCTCCAGCAGCGCTGGCGGCAAGCAGGCCCAGGAAGACTCCGGGGGCACCGCCGCCGGCAAGGCGGACACTCCCCGCATGAAGATCGCCATGATCACCCACGCGGCACCGGGCGACACCTTCTGGGACATCGTCCGCAAGGGCGCCACCGCCGCCGCGAAAAAGGACAATGTGGAGCTGATCTACTCCAGCGATGAAAAGGCCGCCGACCAGGCCAACCTGATCCAGAACGCCATTGACCAGAAGGTCGATGGCATAGCGATCACCGCGGCCAAACCCGAAGCCATGAGGACCGCCGTCGCCAAGGCACAGAAGGCGGGCATCCCCGTCGTCGGCTTTAATTCCGGTCTCGACCAGTGGAAAGATCTAGACCTTCTGTCCTACTTTGGCCAGGACGAGAGTGTTGCGGGCGAGGCCTTCGGCAAGCGGCTCAATGAGCTGGGTGCCAAGCGCAACATCTGTGTCATCCAGGAGCAGGGCCATGTGGCGCTGGAGGCGCGATGCGCGGGCGTGAAGAAGACCTTCGACGGCAAGACGGACATCCTCTACGTCAACGGCAAGAACATGCCCTCGGTCAAGTCGACCATCGAGGCCAAGCTCCGCCAGGACAAGTCCGTTGACTACGTCGTGACTCTCGGCGCACCGTTCGCCCTTACCGCGGTCGACTCGGTGAAGGACGCGGGCAGCAAGGCGGAGGTCGCCACCTTTGACCTCAACAAGGAACTGGTCGGCTACCTCAAGGACGGCAGCATCAAGTTCTCCGTCGATCAGCAGCCCTATCTGCAGGGCTATCTGGCCATTGACACCCTGTGGCTCTACAAGAACAACGGAAACTTCAGCGGTGGCGGTGAGGAGCCGGTGCTGACCGGTCCGGCGTTCGTCGATGAGAGCAACATCGACGACATCGCGAAGTTCGCCGAGAAAGGCACCCGGTGA
- the iolC gene encoding 5-dehydro-2-deoxygluconokinase — translation MTEPLDVITMGRIGVDIYPLQTGVPLPQVESFGKFLGGSATNVAVAAARLGRSSAVISRTGRDPFGDYCHQALKDFGVDDRWVTAVADYPTPVTFCEIFPPDDFPLYFYRQPKAPDLEIYPGELDLDAIRAAGVFWMTGTGLCEEPSRSATLAALEARAKRGVTVFDLDWRPMFWRDPAEARTYYQQALAQTTVAVGNLDECEIATGVRDPKACAQALLAAGAELAVVKQGPKGVLAMHRDGATAEVPPHPVEVVNGLGAGDAFGGALCHGLLGGWELAHIMRYANAAGALVASRLACSSAMPTESEVEDLLGH, via the coding sequence ATGACCGAGCCACTCGACGTGATCACGATGGGCCGCATTGGGGTGGACATCTACCCGCTCCAGACGGGGGTGCCGCTGCCGCAGGTGGAGTCCTTCGGGAAGTTCCTCGGTGGCTCTGCGACCAATGTCGCCGTCGCCGCCGCCCGGCTGGGGCGCTCCAGCGCGGTCATCAGCCGCACCGGCCGTGACCCCTTCGGCGACTACTGTCATCAGGCCCTGAAGGACTTCGGCGTGGACGACCGCTGGGTGACGGCGGTGGCCGACTATCCGACGCCGGTCACCTTCTGCGAGATCTTCCCGCCGGATGACTTCCCGCTCTACTTCTACCGGCAGCCCAAGGCGCCCGACCTGGAGATCTATCCGGGCGAGCTGGACCTGGACGCCATCCGGGCCGCCGGGGTCTTCTGGATGACCGGGACCGGCCTGTGCGAGGAGCCCAGCCGCTCCGCGACACTGGCCGCGCTGGAGGCCCGGGCCAAGAGGGGCGTCACCGTCTTCGACCTCGACTGGCGGCCGATGTTCTGGCGCGACCCCGCCGAGGCCCGTACGTACTACCAGCAGGCGCTGGCCCAGACGACCGTGGCCGTGGGCAATCTCGACGAGTGCGAGATCGCCACCGGCGTACGCGACCCCAAGGCATGCGCACAGGCCCTGCTGGCGGCCGGAGCCGAGCTCGCCGTGGTGAAGCAGGGGCCCAAGGGGGTCCTGGCCATGCACCGGGACGGGGCCACCGCCGAAGTGCCGCCGCACCCGGTCGAGGTGGTCAACGGCCTTGGCGCCGGGGACGCGTTCGGCGGCGCGCTCTGCCATGGGCTGCTCGGCGGCTGGGAGCTGGCCCACATCATGCGGTACGCCAACGCCGCCGGCGCCCTGGTCGCCTCCCGGCTCGCCTGCTCCTCCGCGATGCCGACCGAGTCCGAGGTCGAAGACCTCCTCGGCCACTGA
- a CDS encoding Cgl0159 family (beta/alpha)8-fold protein, whose protein sequence is MSISIPDIVRVRTQHPEAIAEAAARRVRRPLMGDSGRLLIIAADHPARGALAVGDQKLAMANRVDLLERLTLALSRPGVDGVLATADILEDLLLLGALENRVVIGSMNRGGLAGATFELDDRFTGHRAQDIQRLNFDAGKLLLRIDYEDEGSLATMLSTARAIDEMAELRLPVFVEPFISRRIEGRVTNDLSAEAVTKSIAIASGLAGTSAYTWLKVPVTADPDEMAQVMETSTLPAVLLGGEVNGDQEGAYEKWRKALQLPTVQGLVVGRSLLYPADGDVEQAVDTAVGLF, encoded by the coding sequence TTGAGCATCAGCATCCCCGATATCGTCAGGGTGCGGACCCAGCACCCCGAGGCGATCGCCGAGGCCGCCGCCAGACGCGTCCGCCGTCCACTCATGGGTGACAGCGGCCGACTGTTGATCATCGCCGCCGACCACCCCGCGCGCGGCGCGCTCGCCGTAGGCGACCAGAAGCTGGCCATGGCCAACCGGGTCGACCTGCTGGAGCGACTGACCCTCGCACTCTCCCGCCCCGGTGTGGACGGGGTGCTCGCCACCGCCGACATCCTGGAGGACCTGCTCCTCCTCGGCGCCCTGGAGAACAGGGTCGTCATCGGCTCCATGAACCGCGGCGGCCTCGCCGGGGCCACCTTCGAGCTCGACGACCGCTTCACCGGACACCGCGCCCAGGACATACAGCGGCTGAACTTCGACGCGGGCAAGCTGCTGCTGCGCATCGACTATGAGGACGAGGGCTCACTCGCCACGATGCTCTCCACCGCCAGAGCCATCGACGAGATGGCCGAACTGCGGCTCCCTGTCTTCGTCGAGCCCTTCATCTCCCGCCGGATCGAGGGCAGGGTGACGAACGACCTGAGCGCGGAGGCGGTCACCAAGTCCATCGCCATCGCCTCCGGGCTCGCCGGGACTTCCGCCTATACGTGGCTCAAGGTGCCGGTCACCGCCGACCCGGATGAGATGGCACAGGTCATGGAGACCTCAACGCTCCCGGCCGTACTGCTGGGCGGGGAGGTGAACGGCGACCAGGAGGGCGCGTACGAGAAGTGGCGCAAGGCCCTTCAGCTGCCCACCGTGCAGGGGCTGGTCGTCGGCCGCTCACTGCTCTATCCGGCGGACGGCGATGTCGAGCAGGCCGTGGACACGGCCGTTGGACTGTTCTGA